Within the Pseudonocardia sp. HH130630-07 genome, the region CGCGACGGCGTCCCCGTTCGACCCGGCCGCTCCGGCGGATCCGGCCGCTCCGGTCGCGTCCGCGGATCCGGCGGCCGCGGGCCCGTCCCTGCTGGTCCCGGCGCTGCTCGCCGGGGCCGCGGTGGTCCTGGTCGCCGGTGTCCTCCTCGTCCTGCTGCGGCGCCGCCGGCGGGGCTGAGCGGAGCGGGCCGGTCCCACGACGACGCAGGGCATCGGCGTGCCCGTTGCGTCGGTGAACAGGTCCCGGGCCCGGAGGTGCGGGATCAGCGGGCAGGGCTCTCGGCGGCCCGGCGCAGGCCGTCGGCCTCCCACTCGACGTAGCGGCGGGTGCGGCCGCCGAGCAGGGCGGCCACGAGCGGCGCCAGCGCGCCGTCCTGTGCCAGTCCGAGGCGCAGCCGGGAGCCGACCGGCCCGGGACGGACGGAGTGGGTACCGGTCGTCCGGACCCCGGCCGAGGCCGCGATCCAGGTCAGCTCCCGCCCCGGCACGAACTCGGTGACGGTCCAGACCATGGGCGGGAGCCGGGGCTGCACGATCCGGCCCCGGCTCCCGGCGGACAGGTCTCCGTCGAGCACCCGGATCTCGCGGATCGAGCGGGTCCAGCGTGGCCAGCCGGCCGGATCGGCGAGCACCTCCCAGAGCCGAGCGGGGTCCGCGGCCACCTCACGTTCGGCGACCACCCGCATCGCCGCACCCCCGTCCTGTACCGCGCGGTACACGACCTAGGTGTACCGCATGGTACGCGGGGCGTCCAGGGTCGTCAGGACACCAGTACTCGCAGCTCGGGCAGCCGTTCGAAGCCCAGCCGGCTCGGGCCGTCGTCCTCGGCGAGCCGCAGCTGCGGGAACCGGTCGAACAACGCCCGCAGCGTCACCTCGGTCTCCTGCCGGGCGAGTGCCGCCCCGAGGCAGTAGTGCGCACCGTGGCCGAAGCCGATGTGCCCCTCGCCGCGGCCGGTCTCGCGGCGCACGTCCAGCTCCTCGGGGTGCTCCCGGACCCGCGGGTCGAAGTTCCCCGAGGTCAGCCCGGCCAGCACGGTCGACCCCGCGGGGATCCGCACCCCGTCGACCTCGACGTCCTCGGCGGCGTAGCGCGGCAGGCTGACCGGGATGGGGCCGCAGGTCCGCACCAGCTCGTGCACCGCCCGCGGCCACAGATCGGGTTCCGCGCGCAGGGCCGCGAGCTGGTCGGGGCGGCTCAGCAGGGCCTGGGCCGACTTGGGGATGAGGTGCGCGGTGGTCTCGAAGCCCGCCGTGACGAGATCGAACAGCATGGTGATCATCTCGGTCTCGGTGAGCCGGTCGCCGTCCTCGTCGTGCACCTCGACCAGGCCGGTGACCAGGTCGTCGGCGGGTTCGGCCCGCCGGGCGGCGATCAGCGCCCGGATCTGGGCGACGATCGCGCGGCTCAGCTCCGGCATGCGCTGCGGATCGGGCGCGGTGAACAGGCCGGCGAACTCCCGCCACAGTCCCCGGTCCTGCTCGGGGACGCCGACCAGCTCGCAGATCACCGTGATCGGCACCGGGTAGGCGAGGGTCGGGATGAGGTCGACCGGCTTCCCGTCCGCACCCGCCAGGGCGATGTCGTCGAGCAGTTGTCCGGTGATCTGCGCGACCCGCGGGCGGAGCGCGTTCACCCGCCGCACGGTGAACGTGCGGGAGACGAGCTTGCGCAGCCGGGCGTGGTCGGCGCCGTCGCGGCTCGCCAGGCTGCCGCTGAGGAAGCTCAGGTCCTCGGGCACACCCATCGTCTCGAGGATGCCCCCGAGCCCGTTCTCCGCACCGTCGACGGCACTCGCGTCGGAGCGGAACCGCGGGTCGGTGAGCATGTCGCGGGCGTCCTCGTAGCGGGTGACGATGCGCGAGCCCTGGCTGGTGAAGCCGGGCCCGTCCGCCACCGGGCCCTGCTCCCGGAGCCGGCCGAACGCGGTCATCGGGCAGCCGGCCCCGCCGTCGGGCGGTGCCGGGGTGTCGTCGGTACTGGTCGGGCCGGTGGTGGTGTCCACGCGTCGTCTCCTCGGTCGGTCGCCGGGGCCGGGGCGGCCGCCCCGCGGGATGGCTCCAGCCGACACCGTGCCGTCGCGGCATGGTCAAGGCGTGCGCGGATGTGGATCGCGCGTGTCGTCCACCCGGGTGACCGGGAACACGGGCCCGGCGGCCGGGCCCGCCGCAGCCCGGCGTCCGGTGTGCGGCAGGCTGATCGACGTCCGCCCGCCGTCCCGGGGCGGGCACCGGCCACCGCGGAGGAGACGAACGACCGTGCCGGATCCGAGTGCCGGACACCCGACGGCTCTCCCGCGGTTCGCGGGACGGCCGGTGTGGGTCGTCGCGGGTGTCGTCGGCGTGGTGCACCTCGGGCTGGCCGCGGTGCCCCGCCGCTGGTTCGACGAGGACCTCATGCTCGCGATCGGCCGCCACCACCTCGACACGGGTGCGGTCGACCAGCCACCGCTCACCCCGTTGCTCGCTCGGCTGGCCGACGCCGTCGCCCCGGGATCGCAGGTGGTGCTCGCCGTGCCGGCCGTCGTCGCCACCGTCGCGGCGGTACTGCTCACCGCGCTCATGGCCCGCGAGCTCGGCGGTGACCGGCGGGCCCAGACGCTCGGCGCGCTCGCCCAGGGCACCGGGATCGCCGCCGCCCAGTTCGGGCACTGGCTGACGCCGTACACGCTGGAACCCGCGCTGTGGTCGGTGCTGTTCTGGCTGCTGCTGCGCTGGGTCCGGATCCGCGACGACCGGTTGCTCGTCGTCCTCGGTCTCGTCGCGGGGGTGACCGCGCAGACCCGGTTCCAGATCGGTGCGCTGGGCATCGTCCTGCTCGTCGCGCTCGCCGTGACCGGTCCGCGCGAGCTGCTGCGCCGGCCGGCGCTGTGGCTGGGCGCCGTGCTCGCGCTGCTGGTGGCGAGCCCGGCCCTGGCCTGGCAGATGGCCAACGGCTGGCCGCAGCTCGCGATGGCCGGTGCCGTCGCCGACGAGAACGCGGCGATCTACGGCGGCCCGGTCCTCGTCGTGCTGCACGGGTTGGCCGTGGTCGGTCCGATGGCGCTCGGCCTGGCCGTCTGCGGGCTCGCCGGGCTGGTGCGCGACCCGCGGCTGCACCCGTACCGCGTCGTCGGGGTGGCGTTCGTGCTGCTGTTCGCGGCCGTCGCGGTCAGCTCCGGGCGGCACTACTACATGCTGCCGATGTACCCGGTGCTGGTGGCGCTGGGCGTCGTCGCGCTGCAGCACCGCCGGGTAGGTCGACCCGCGGTCGGTGTGGAAGATCACCCCGGCGATTCGGTCCGCCCCGCCGCGGGCCGCCACCGCCATCCGGATCGCCGCACACGCCAGCTCGGCGTTCGGGTGCAGCCCCGTGGCCGCGCCGAGCAGCCGCCGCGAGTACAGGTCGATCACCGTGGCCAGATACAACTTCCCGGCCGCGGTGGGGATCTCGGTCATGTCCCCGACCCATCTGCGGTTCGGCTCGGCCGCAGTGAAACCCCGACGAAGCAGGTCCGGGAACTTCGGCGCCGTGCGGTCCTGGCGGGTCAGCCCGTTGTGCCGCTTGATCCGGCGGGCGAC harbors:
- a CDS encoding SRPBCC family protein; protein product: MYRAVQDGGAAMRVVAEREVAADPARLWEVLADPAGWPRWTRSIREIRVLDGDLSAGSRGRIVQPRLPPMVWTVTEFVPGRELTWIAASAGVRTTGTHSVRPGPVGSRLRLGLAQDGALAPLVAALLGGRTRRYVEWEADGLRRAAESPAR
- a CDS encoding cytochrome P450 family protein codes for the protein MDTTTGPTSTDDTPAPPDGGAGCPMTAFGRLREQGPVADGPGFTSQGSRIVTRYEDARDMLTDPRFRSDASAVDGAENGLGGILETMGVPEDLSFLSGSLASRDGADHARLRKLVSRTFTVRRVNALRPRVAQITGQLLDDIALAGADGKPVDLIPTLAYPVPITVICELVGVPEQDRGLWREFAGLFTAPDPQRMPELSRAIVAQIRALIAARRAEPADDLVTGLVEVHDEDGDRLTETEMITMLFDLVTAGFETTAHLIPKSAQALLSRPDQLAALRAEPDLWPRAVHELVRTCGPIPVSLPRYAAEDVEVDGVRIPAGSTVLAGLTSGNFDPRVREHPEELDVRRETGRGEGHIGFGHGAHYCLGAALARQETEVTLRALFDRFPQLRLAEDDGPSRLGFERLPELRVLVS